The Ascaphus truei isolate aAscTru1 chromosome 18, aAscTru1.hap1, whole genome shotgun sequence genome window below encodes:
- the ZNF609 gene encoding zinc finger protein 609 isoform X1 yields MESPVSAPPGLPLHLLVPMVSSDISSPCEQIMVRTRSVGVNTSDVALATEPECLGPCEPGTSVNLEGIVWQETEDGMLVVNVTWRNKTYVGTLLDCTRHDWAPPRFCDSPTSDLEMRNGRGRGKRMRPSSNTPITEVAPAPDSSKGTSSSSSSSSKTRAGANSKGRRGSQNSGEHRVPPCGTTDDVKASPSSASKRKNKPPSDLELTSSSEDSKGSKRARTNSMCSSSAPVSVPVSVPLPLTMPLSAIKVEPAALDRNCASPILIDCPHPNCNKKYKHINGLKYHQAHAHTDEDSKAEVDGDSECGEEPHLDIGGCNGAFTSQKGSLSPARSATPKARISEPHSPSPSAKFGGKSVGKKKPSLEGDMDPGALSNDGSEDGPLVADDASNDGFESQEKRMAEKDSAKKVSGSNKPEKTPTSKSVKSARPIAPAIAPQQMYTIQATTFTASSPGSSTGLTTTVVQAMPTSPQLKPIQPKPTVMGEPSGINPALTPSRDKKKKDKKKKEPREEENPSSVKSNRPEDGKSPYGEAGGEPGAKGDGLLNGSSDSHQSRLASIKAEADKIYSFTDNAPSPSIGGGGGTSSRMENPSPGQPMTPLHVVTQNGAEGGSAKTNSPAYSDISDAGEDGEGKLDGAKVKDPEQLVKEGAKKTLFPPQPQSKESPYYQNFETYYSPTYAHSSPGPINPAVQAVPENPPLKIKKEEDLEITEVKMKTEPPEEKKPELVSTSQQQQQQQQQQQPSVIQQRPNMYMQSLYYNQYAYVPPYGYSDQGYHAHLLSTNPAYRQQYEEHQKQRHNLEQQQQQQHQQHQQQQQQQQQRNMEKKEMRDREASLKEEWKHKSPVPPTLTKAPSLTDLGKSNPSKAKELAGPDAGKSVIIPKPEDSAKTPVQQVEKVKVSEGGGHVGKEPAEAKPVGECNRQAGLDPVLWYRQQEAESRMWTYVYPKYSDALKADDERWKDERERKAKEERSRSKEDGKEGPSSEAKGPPPTEDPRLLAKDPRTSAHVPVSSPLTQHQSYIPYMHGYTYSQAYDPSYRGMPAVMMQNYPGSYLPSSYSFSPYGNKVSSSGSDESEKSRASPSCKPSSESKALDILQQHASHYKSKSPTITDKNSQERDRGGCSGPGGSSGGGGVCSSMGAPERGGDRSSERPRTSPSQRLMSTHHHHHHLGYSLLPGQYQLPYSTGLSSTAIVASQQGSAPSLYPPPRR; encoded by the exons GAATGCTGGTTGTGAACGTGACCTGGAGAAACAAGACATACGTGGGCACCCTGCTGGACTGCACGCGACACGACTGGGCGCCCCCCAG aTTCTGCGACTCTCCCACCAGTGACTTGGAGATGCGGAACGGACGGGGGAGGGGCAAACGCATGCGTCCCAGCAGTAACACCCCCATCACTGAGGTTGCACCGGCTCCCGACAGCAGCAAAGGtaccagcagcagcagtagcagcagcagtaaGACCCGTGCCGGGGCCAACAGCAAGGGGCGGCGGGGGAGCCAGAACTCAGGGGAGCACCGGGTCCCTCCCTGTGGCACCACCGACGATGTCAAAGCGAGCCCATCCTCTGCTAGCAAACGCAAGAACAAGCCTCCCTCGGACCTGGAGCTGACCTCCAGCTCAGAGGACTCCAAAGGGAGCAAGCGGGCGCGCACGAATTCAATGTGCTCCTCCTCTGCGCCCGTCTCTGTGCCCGTCTCTGTGCCCCTACCATTAACAATGCCTTTGAGCGCTATCAAGGTGGAGCCAGCCGCACTGGACAGGAACTGTGCCTCGCCCATCCTCATAGACTGTCCTCACCCCAACTGCAACAAGAAGTACAAGCACATCAACGGCCTGAAGTACCACCAGGCTCATGCACACACAGACGAGGACAGCAAGGCGGAGGTGGACGGGGACAGCGAGTGTGGGGAGGAGCCCCACCTGGACATAGGGGGCTGCAATGGGGCATTCACATCCCAGAAGGGTTCCCTCTCCCCCGCCCGCTCTGCCACGCCCAAGGCCCGCATATCCGAGCCGCACAGCCCTTCCCCCTCCGCCAAATTCGGAGGTAAGTCAGTGGGCAAAAAGAAGCCGAGCTTAGAGGGAGACATGGACCCTGGGGCGCTCTCCAATGATGGCTCAGAAGACGGGCCTCTAGTCGCCGATGACGCCAGCAATGACGGCTTTGAGTCACAGGAGAAGCGGATGGCAGAGAAGGACTCGGCAAAAAAAGTGAGCGGGAGCAACAAGCCGGAAAAGACGCCTACCTCCAAGAGTGTAAAGTCTGCCCGACCCATTGCCCCGGCCATAGCGCCCCAGCAGATGTACACCATTCAGGCCACCACATTCACCGCCTCCAGCCCCGGCTCTTCCACTGGACTCACCACCACAGTGGTCCAAGCCATGCCTACCAGCCCCCAGCTTAAGCCTATCCAGCCCAAGCCCACCGTGATGGGTGAACCGTCTGGCATCAACCCAGCGCTGACCCCGTCACGGGACAAGAAGAAGAAAGATAAAAagaagaaagagcccagagaggaAGAGAACCCCAGCAGCGTCAAGTCTAACCGTCCGGAGGACGGGAAGAGCCCCTATGGAGAGGCAGGGGGCGAACCTGGTGCCAAAGGCGATGGGCTGCTCAACGGCTCCTCGGATTCCCACCAGAGCCGGCTGGCTAGCATAAAGGCCGAAGCCGACAAGATCTACAGCTTCACAGATAATGCCCCTAGCCCATCTatcggtggaggaggggggacgtCCAGCCGGATGGAGAACCCCAGCCCAGGGCAACCCATGACCCCTCTTCACGTGGTGACACAGAATGGTGCGGAGGGGGGTTCAGCAAAAACAAACAGCCCTGCCTACTCTGACATCTCCGACGCaggggaggatggagaggggaagCTGGATGGTGCCAAGGTCAAGGACCCAGAGCAGCTGGTGAAGGAGGGTGCCAAGAAGACCCTCTTCCCACCGCAGCCCCAGAGCAAAGAGTCCCCATACTACCAGAACTTTGAGACCTACTACTCCCCCACCTACGCGCATTCAAGTCCCGGCCCCATTAACCCCGCAGTCCAGGCTGTGCCCGAGAACCCGCCCCTAAAAATCAAGAAGGAAGAGGATCTGGAGATCACGGAGGTGAAGATGAAGACTGAACCGCCCGAGGAGAAGAAGCCGGAGCTGGTCAGCaccagtcagcagcagcagcagcagcagcagcagcagcagccgtctGTGATTCAGCAGCGCCCCAATATGTACATGCAGTCCCTCTACTACAACCAGTATGCCTACGTGCCTCCCTACGGCTACAGCGACCAAGGGTACCATGCACACCTACTCAGCACCAACCCAGCGTATCGGCAACAGTACGAGGAGCATCAGAAGCAGCGGCACAACctggagcagcagcagcaacagcagcatcagcagcatcagcaacagcagcagcagcagcagcaacgcAACATGGAGAAGAAAGAGATGAGGGACAGAGAGGCATCTCTCAAAGAGGAGTGGAAGCACAAATCTCCAGTGCCCCCCACCCTTACCAAGGCCCCCAGCCTGACGGACCTGGGAAAGTCCAACCCCAGCAAGGCCAAAGAGCTGGCTGGGCCGGACGCTGGCAAATCGGTGATTATCCCCAAGCCAGAGGACTCTGCAAAGACCCCCGTGCAGCAGGTGGAGAAGGTGAAGGTGTCGGAGGGCGGCGGGCACGTAGGAAAGGAGCCGGCCGAGGCGAAGCCCGTGGGGGAGTGTAACCGGCAGGCTGGGCTGGATCCTGTGCTGTGGTACAGGCAG CAGGAGGCTGAGTCCCGCATGTGGACCTACGTGTACCCCAAGTACTCCGACGCCCTGAAAGCCGACGACGAGCGGTGGAAGGACGAGCGGGAGCGGAAAGCCAAGGAGGAGCGAAGCCGCAGCAAAGAGGACGGCAAGGAGGGTCCGAGCAGTGAGGCCAAGGGACCACCCCCCACCGAGGATCCACGGCTGCTAGCCAAAGACCCCCGCACCAGCGCCCACGTgcccgtctcctcccctctcacccaGCACCAGTCGTACATCCCCTACATGCACGGCTACACCTACAGCCAGGCCTACGACCCCAGCTACCGAGGCATGCCGGCCGTCATGATGCAGAACTACCCAG GTTCTTACCTCCCCTCTAGTTACTCGTTTTCCCCGTATGGGAACAAGGTCTCCTCCTCCGGCAGTGACGAGTCGGAGAAATCCCGAGCGAGCCCCAGCTGCAAACCCAGCTCCGAGTCCAAAGCCCTGGATATCCTGCAGCAACACGCCAGCCATTACAAGAGCAAATCTCCCACG ATCACGGATAAGAACTCCCAGGAGCGGGATCGTGGGGGGTGCAGCGGGCCTGGGGGGtcttcaggaggagggggggtctgCAGCAGTATGGGGGCCCCGGAAAGAGGAGGAGATAGGAGCTCAGAAAGGCCACGTACCTCCCCCTCCCAGCGCTTAATGTCCACacaccaccaccatcaccaccttGGGTACTCTCTCCTACCCGGCCAGTACCAGCTGCCCTATTCCACAG GTCTGTCTTCTACAGCCATTGTGGCCAGTCAGCAGGGCTCTGCGCCCTCTCTGTACCCACCCCCCAGGAGGTGA
- the ZNF609 gene encoding zinc finger protein 609 isoform X2 produces MESPVSAPPGLPLHLLVPMVSSDISSPCEQIMVRTRSVGVNTSDVALATEPECLGPCEPGTSVNLEGIVWQETEDGMLVVNVTWRNKTYVGTLLDCTRHDWAPPSNTPITEVAPAPDSSKGTSSSSSSSSKTRAGANSKGRRGSQNSGEHRVPPCGTTDDVKASPSSASKRKNKPPSDLELTSSSEDSKGSKRARTNSMCSSSAPVSVPVSVPLPLTMPLSAIKVEPAALDRNCASPILIDCPHPNCNKKYKHINGLKYHQAHAHTDEDSKAEVDGDSECGEEPHLDIGGCNGAFTSQKGSLSPARSATPKARISEPHSPSPSAKFGGKSVGKKKPSLEGDMDPGALSNDGSEDGPLVADDASNDGFESQEKRMAEKDSAKKVSGSNKPEKTPTSKSVKSARPIAPAIAPQQMYTIQATTFTASSPGSSTGLTTTVVQAMPTSPQLKPIQPKPTVMGEPSGINPALTPSRDKKKKDKKKKEPREEENPSSVKSNRPEDGKSPYGEAGGEPGAKGDGLLNGSSDSHQSRLASIKAEADKIYSFTDNAPSPSIGGGGGTSSRMENPSPGQPMTPLHVVTQNGAEGGSAKTNSPAYSDISDAGEDGEGKLDGAKVKDPEQLVKEGAKKTLFPPQPQSKESPYYQNFETYYSPTYAHSSPGPINPAVQAVPENPPLKIKKEEDLEITEVKMKTEPPEEKKPELVSTSQQQQQQQQQQQPSVIQQRPNMYMQSLYYNQYAYVPPYGYSDQGYHAHLLSTNPAYRQQYEEHQKQRHNLEQQQQQQHQQHQQQQQQQQQRNMEKKEMRDREASLKEEWKHKSPVPPTLTKAPSLTDLGKSNPSKAKELAGPDAGKSVIIPKPEDSAKTPVQQVEKVKVSEGGGHVGKEPAEAKPVGECNRQAGLDPVLWYRQQEAESRMWTYVYPKYSDALKADDERWKDERERKAKEERSRSKEDGKEGPSSEAKGPPPTEDPRLLAKDPRTSAHVPVSSPLTQHQSYIPYMHGYTYSQAYDPSYRGMPAVMMQNYPGSYLPSSYSFSPYGNKVSSSGSDESEKSRASPSCKPSSESKALDILQQHASHYKSKSPTITDKNSQERDRGGCSGPGGSSGGGGVCSSMGAPERGGDRSSERPRTSPSQRLMSTHHHHHHLGYSLLPGQYQLPYSTGLSSTAIVASQQGSAPSLYPPPRR; encoded by the exons GAATGCTGGTTGTGAACGTGACCTGGAGAAACAAGACATACGTGGGCACCCTGCTGGACTGCACGCGACACGACTGGGCGCCCCCCAG TAACACCCCCATCACTGAGGTTGCACCGGCTCCCGACAGCAGCAAAGGtaccagcagcagcagtagcagcagcagtaaGACCCGTGCCGGGGCCAACAGCAAGGGGCGGCGGGGGAGCCAGAACTCAGGGGAGCACCGGGTCCCTCCCTGTGGCACCACCGACGATGTCAAAGCGAGCCCATCCTCTGCTAGCAAACGCAAGAACAAGCCTCCCTCGGACCTGGAGCTGACCTCCAGCTCAGAGGACTCCAAAGGGAGCAAGCGGGCGCGCACGAATTCAATGTGCTCCTCCTCTGCGCCCGTCTCTGTGCCCGTCTCTGTGCCCCTACCATTAACAATGCCTTTGAGCGCTATCAAGGTGGAGCCAGCCGCACTGGACAGGAACTGTGCCTCGCCCATCCTCATAGACTGTCCTCACCCCAACTGCAACAAGAAGTACAAGCACATCAACGGCCTGAAGTACCACCAGGCTCATGCACACACAGACGAGGACAGCAAGGCGGAGGTGGACGGGGACAGCGAGTGTGGGGAGGAGCCCCACCTGGACATAGGGGGCTGCAATGGGGCATTCACATCCCAGAAGGGTTCCCTCTCCCCCGCCCGCTCTGCCACGCCCAAGGCCCGCATATCCGAGCCGCACAGCCCTTCCCCCTCCGCCAAATTCGGAGGTAAGTCAGTGGGCAAAAAGAAGCCGAGCTTAGAGGGAGACATGGACCCTGGGGCGCTCTCCAATGATGGCTCAGAAGACGGGCCTCTAGTCGCCGATGACGCCAGCAATGACGGCTTTGAGTCACAGGAGAAGCGGATGGCAGAGAAGGACTCGGCAAAAAAAGTGAGCGGGAGCAACAAGCCGGAAAAGACGCCTACCTCCAAGAGTGTAAAGTCTGCCCGACCCATTGCCCCGGCCATAGCGCCCCAGCAGATGTACACCATTCAGGCCACCACATTCACCGCCTCCAGCCCCGGCTCTTCCACTGGACTCACCACCACAGTGGTCCAAGCCATGCCTACCAGCCCCCAGCTTAAGCCTATCCAGCCCAAGCCCACCGTGATGGGTGAACCGTCTGGCATCAACCCAGCGCTGACCCCGTCACGGGACAAGAAGAAGAAAGATAAAAagaagaaagagcccagagaggaAGAGAACCCCAGCAGCGTCAAGTCTAACCGTCCGGAGGACGGGAAGAGCCCCTATGGAGAGGCAGGGGGCGAACCTGGTGCCAAAGGCGATGGGCTGCTCAACGGCTCCTCGGATTCCCACCAGAGCCGGCTGGCTAGCATAAAGGCCGAAGCCGACAAGATCTACAGCTTCACAGATAATGCCCCTAGCCCATCTatcggtggaggaggggggacgtCCAGCCGGATGGAGAACCCCAGCCCAGGGCAACCCATGACCCCTCTTCACGTGGTGACACAGAATGGTGCGGAGGGGGGTTCAGCAAAAACAAACAGCCCTGCCTACTCTGACATCTCCGACGCaggggaggatggagaggggaagCTGGATGGTGCCAAGGTCAAGGACCCAGAGCAGCTGGTGAAGGAGGGTGCCAAGAAGACCCTCTTCCCACCGCAGCCCCAGAGCAAAGAGTCCCCATACTACCAGAACTTTGAGACCTACTACTCCCCCACCTACGCGCATTCAAGTCCCGGCCCCATTAACCCCGCAGTCCAGGCTGTGCCCGAGAACCCGCCCCTAAAAATCAAGAAGGAAGAGGATCTGGAGATCACGGAGGTGAAGATGAAGACTGAACCGCCCGAGGAGAAGAAGCCGGAGCTGGTCAGCaccagtcagcagcagcagcagcagcagcagcagcagcagccgtctGTGATTCAGCAGCGCCCCAATATGTACATGCAGTCCCTCTACTACAACCAGTATGCCTACGTGCCTCCCTACGGCTACAGCGACCAAGGGTACCATGCACACCTACTCAGCACCAACCCAGCGTATCGGCAACAGTACGAGGAGCATCAGAAGCAGCGGCACAACctggagcagcagcagcaacagcagcatcagcagcatcagcaacagcagcagcagcagcagcaacgcAACATGGAGAAGAAAGAGATGAGGGACAGAGAGGCATCTCTCAAAGAGGAGTGGAAGCACAAATCTCCAGTGCCCCCCACCCTTACCAAGGCCCCCAGCCTGACGGACCTGGGAAAGTCCAACCCCAGCAAGGCCAAAGAGCTGGCTGGGCCGGACGCTGGCAAATCGGTGATTATCCCCAAGCCAGAGGACTCTGCAAAGACCCCCGTGCAGCAGGTGGAGAAGGTGAAGGTGTCGGAGGGCGGCGGGCACGTAGGAAAGGAGCCGGCCGAGGCGAAGCCCGTGGGGGAGTGTAACCGGCAGGCTGGGCTGGATCCTGTGCTGTGGTACAGGCAG CAGGAGGCTGAGTCCCGCATGTGGACCTACGTGTACCCCAAGTACTCCGACGCCCTGAAAGCCGACGACGAGCGGTGGAAGGACGAGCGGGAGCGGAAAGCCAAGGAGGAGCGAAGCCGCAGCAAAGAGGACGGCAAGGAGGGTCCGAGCAGTGAGGCCAAGGGACCACCCCCCACCGAGGATCCACGGCTGCTAGCCAAAGACCCCCGCACCAGCGCCCACGTgcccgtctcctcccctctcacccaGCACCAGTCGTACATCCCCTACATGCACGGCTACACCTACAGCCAGGCCTACGACCCCAGCTACCGAGGCATGCCGGCCGTCATGATGCAGAACTACCCAG GTTCTTACCTCCCCTCTAGTTACTCGTTTTCCCCGTATGGGAACAAGGTCTCCTCCTCCGGCAGTGACGAGTCGGAGAAATCCCGAGCGAGCCCCAGCTGCAAACCCAGCTCCGAGTCCAAAGCCCTGGATATCCTGCAGCAACACGCCAGCCATTACAAGAGCAAATCTCCCACG ATCACGGATAAGAACTCCCAGGAGCGGGATCGTGGGGGGTGCAGCGGGCCTGGGGGGtcttcaggaggagggggggtctgCAGCAGTATGGGGGCCCCGGAAAGAGGAGGAGATAGGAGCTCAGAAAGGCCACGTACCTCCCCCTCCCAGCGCTTAATGTCCACacaccaccaccatcaccaccttGGGTACTCTCTCCTACCCGGCCAGTACCAGCTGCCCTATTCCACAG GTCTGTCTTCTACAGCCATTGTGGCCAGTCAGCAGGGCTCTGCGCCCTCTCTGTACCCACCCCCCAGGAGGTGA